The following proteins are encoded in a genomic region of Haemorhous mexicanus isolate bHaeMex1 chromosome 27, bHaeMex1.pri, whole genome shotgun sequence:
- the NDUFS5 gene encoding NADH dehydrogenase [ubiquinone] iron-sulfur protein 5, which translates to MPFWGLQKQLGVDVDSFLLRQSMPQPHGQAAACHAFEREWVECGHGLGQTRARRECQLEYEDFMECMKRTKLTQRLRTILEQRDRMIKQGKYKPPEHHMGKEDPRP; encoded by the exons ATGCCGTTCTGGGgcctgcagaagcagctgggcGTCGATGTGGACAGCTTTCTGCTGCGGCAGAGCATGCCGCAGCCGCACGGCCAGGCCGCGGCCTGCCACGCCTTCGAGCGCGAGTGGGTGGAGTGCGGGCACGGGCTGGGCCAGACCCGCGCCCGGCGCGAGTGTCAGCTCGAGTACGAGGATTTCATGGAGTGCATGAAGCGCACCAAGCTG ACTCAGCGGCTCCGGACCATCCTGGAGCAGCGGGACAGGATGATCAAGCAGGGGAAGTACAAACCCCCCGAGCATCACATGGGCAAGGAGGATCCCAGGCCCTGA